A genomic region of Gossypium hirsutum isolate 1008001.06 chromosome D01, Gossypium_hirsutum_v2.1, whole genome shotgun sequence contains the following coding sequences:
- the LOC107952358 gene encoding G-type lectin S-receptor-like serine/threonine-protein kinase At4g27290, which produces MEMGFYFYTACCFLVIFSKASTAIDTLSQSDSLTDGMTLVSGDGSFQLGFFSPGSSKNRYLGIWYNNIPMQTVVWVANRVNPINDSTGLLKIQSNGKIMLLVQNTTAVWCANSTARVENPVLQLLDSGNLVVRDGKDSEPENYLWQSFDYPSDTMLPGMKIGIDLRTGLHRRLAAWKNWDDPSPGDLTYGVELEGTPEMVLRKGSEKFYRSGLWNGDGFSGTPNLRSNPIFDYDFVWNENEVYYIYSLKNKSVMSRFVLNQTQSVRQRYTWNPETQTWKLFSIMPSDLCDRSGLCGPNGDCDNNKLPACQCLTGFRPKWLERWNSSDWSDGCIHSKPLNCKSGDGFIRIAKVKTPDTTNSWVNKTMNLKECRAKCLRNCSCMAYTNLYVTRGGSGCAMWYGDLLDIKQFQSDGQDLYIRVSASEAERKKKAKVKLAIILGTVIAALLGFLLIVCYILRSRRKLKDEVKDKNLNDREDKDENEDMELAVFEFGTIAQATDSFSFNNKLGQGGFGPVYKGTLGNGQEIAVKRLSKSSGQGLHEFKNEVKLIAKLQHRNLVRLLGCCIHEDERMLVYEYMPNRSLDSFIFDQTRRRVLTWSKRFRIICGIARGLLYLHQDSRLRIIHRDLKTSNVLLDSEMNPKISDFGLARTFGGDQTEANTNRVVGTYGYMAPEYAIDGLFSVKSDVFSFGILLLEIISGRKNRGFYHVNQSGNLIEHAWRLWKESKPLDLADDFLADTGDLSELLRCIHVSLLCIQQHPEERPNMSSVVLMLGSHNELPSPKQPGFLFYKNPFEADCSSGNDRLSSRNEISLSLLEAR; this is translated from the exons ATGGAAATGGGTTTCTATTTTTACACTGCTTGTTGTTTCCTCGTCATCTTCTCAAAAGCTTCAACTGCAATCGACACCCTTTCTCAATCAGACTCACTCACCGACGGCATGACCTTAGTCTCCGGTGATGGAAGCTTTCAATTGGGTTTCTTCTCTCCTGGCAGTTCTAAGAACCGCTACCTGGGAATCTGGTACAACAACATCCCCATGCAAACTGTTGTTTGGGTTGCAAACAGGGTAAACCCAATAAACGATTCCACTGGCTTGTTGAAGATACAAAGTAATGGGAAAATCATGCTTCTAGTTCAGAACACAACAGCTGTTTGGTGCGCTAACTCGACAGCAAGAGTTGAGAATCCAGTATTGCAGCTCCTGGATTCAGGTAATCTTGTTGTCAGAGATGGAAAGGATAGTGAACCAGAGAATTACTTGTGGCAAAGCTTTGATTATCCATCAGATACAATGTTACCAGGGATGAAGATTGGTATTGATTTAAGAACTGGTCTCCATCGAAGACTAGCAGCCTGGAAGAACTGGGATGATCCATCTCCAGGTGATCTTACTTACGGTGTAGAACTTGAAGGAACCCCAGAGATGGTGCTAAGGAAAGGCTCGGAAAAGTTCTATCGGAGTGGGTTATGGAATGGCGATGGATTTAGTGGGACGCCAAATTTAAGGTCGAATCCCATCTTTGATTATGACTTTGTGTGGAATGAAAATGAGGTTTACTATATATACTCCCTCAAAAACAAATCAGTGATGTCGAGGTTTGTTTTGAACCAAACCCAAAGTGTAAGACAAAGGTATACATGGAACCCAGAAACTCAAACTTGGAAGCTGTTCTCAATCATGCCAAGTGACTTATGTGACAGAAGTGGACTTTGTGGTCCAAACGGGGACTGTGATAACAATAAGCTCCCGGCTTGTCAATGTTTGACAGGGTTCAGACCGAAATGGCTCGAGAGATGGAACTCATCGGATTGGTCCGACGGCTGCATACACAGTAAGCCACTTAACTGCAAGAGTGGAGACGGGTTTATCAGAATTGCGAAGGTGAAAACCCCAGACACCACAAACTCTTGGGTTAATAAAACCATGAATCTCAAGGAATGTAGAGCCAAGTGCTTGAGGAACTGTTCCTGCATGGCCTACACTAATCTATATGTTACAAGAGGCGGTAGTGGCTGCGCCATGTGGTATGGAGATTTGCTTGATATCAAACAATTTCAATCAGATGGTCAGGATCTTTACATCAGAGTGTCTGCTTCAGAAGCAG AACGGAAGAAAAAGGCTAAGGTGAAACTTGCCATCATACTTGGGACGGTAATTGCTGCGCTTTTGGGGTTTCTTTTAATCGTCTGTTACATTCTCAGAAGCAGGAGAAAGTTAAAAG ATGAAGTGAAAGACAAGAATCTAAATGATAGAGAGGATAAAGACGAGAATGAAGATATGGAGCTTGCAGTATTCGAGTTTGGTACCATAGCTCAAGCTACTGATTCTTTTTCATTTAACAACAAGCTAGGTCAAGGAGGTTTTGGTCCTGTTTATAAG GGGACACTAGGAAATGGACAAGAAATTGCAGTGAAGAGACTTTCAAAGAGTTCCGGACAAGGATTGCATGAGTTTAAGAATGAAGTAAAGTTGATTGCCAAACTTCAGCATCGGAATCTTGTAAGGCTTCTTGGATGCTGCATTCATGAAGATGAGAGAATGCTTGTTTATGAATACATGCCTAATAGAAGCCTTGACTCATTCATTTTCG ATCAAACGAGACGCAGAGTTTTAACTTGGTCTAAGCGTTTCCGGATTATCTGCGGGATTGCTAGGGGACTACTCTACCTTCATCAAGACTCAAGGTTGAGGATTATCCATAGAGATCTTAAAACTAGTAATGTTCTACTTGATAGTGAGATGAACCCAAAAATTTCGGACTTTGGCCTGGCAAGAACTTTTGGAGGAGATCAAACTGAAGCTAATACAAATAGAGTAGTCGGAACTTA TGGTTATATGGCACCAGAATACGCTATCGATGGGTTGTTTTCTGTAAAGTCAGATGTTTTTAGCTTTGGGATATTATTGTTGGAGATTATAAGCGGGAGAAAGAACAGAGGATTTTATCATGTAAATCAAAGTGGCAACCTCATTGAACAT GCATGGAGATTATGGAAAGAAAGCAAGCCTTTGGATCTTGCTGATGATTTCTTAGCAGACACTGGAGACCTATCCGAATTGCTACGGTGCATACACGTTAGCCTTTTATGTATACAGCAGCATCCTGAGGAAAGACCAAACATGTCATCTGTGGTTCTAATGTTGGGAAGTCATAATGAATTGCCTTCGCCTAAACAACCTGGTTTCTTGTTTTACAAGAACCCCTTTGAAGCTGATTGTTCATCCGGAAACGATAGATTGTCTTCGAGAAATGAAATAAGTTTATCATTATTAGAGGCTAGATAA